The DNA window CCACATCGGTCACGAATTCGCGATCGATCTTGATCTTGTCGAAATCGAGCTTGCGCAGCGCCGAGAAGCTGGAAAAGCCGGTGCCGAAATCATCGATGGCGATCTTCACGCCCAGCGCGCGCAGCGGCGTGAACTGCCGCTCGGCGCGGTGGGGATCGGCGACGGCCTGCGATTCGGTCAGCTCAATCTCCAGCGCCTGAGGGGCCAGACCTTGCGCCTCAAGGGTGCGGCGCACCCTCGCGTGAAAGCTGGCATCCTCCAGCTGCTGCGGCGCGACATTGACCGCAATCGACAGGTTACCCAGCTCCAGCGCCTGCCATTGCCGGGCCATGCGGCAGGCGGCGTTGAGCACCCAGAGGCCGACCTCCTCGATCAGCCCAAGCTGCTCCAGCAAGGGGATAAAGCGCATGGGCGAGACCATGCCATGCACCGGGCTGCGCCAGCGCAGCAGCGCCTCGGCTCCCACGGTGCGCCCCTTGCGGGCATCGATCTGCGGCTGAAAACGCAACTCCAGTTCACCACGCGCCAGCGCATGACGCACATCCTGTTCCAGCGCGAACTGCTCGCGCTCCCTTGCATCGCAGGTGTCATCAACGCGATGCACCGCGCCGCCGCGCCCCGGCCGCGAACTGGCCACCGCCAGCAGGCGCGCAAGAGCATTCTGCGGCGTTTCAACCGCATGATCGAAGGCGGCGTGATGGACGGTCAGTTGCCCAGCGAAGGGCGTTCCTTCCTCCAGCGGTGCATGCAGCACATAGCTGATCGCCTCCAGCTGGCCATGGGCATCCCGGGCGGCCACGTCCGGACCCAACCAGATGGCGAGCCGCGCTCGGTCAACTTGCGCCACCATGCGCCGCGCTCCGGTCATGCGCGACAGGCGCAGCGCCAACGCCTTGAGCATGCCATCTGCCTGAGCAGGATCGAGCGCGCAAAGCCGGTCGAAATCGTCAAGAGCTACAATGCCCAGCGTACCATGGCCATCCTGTGCCATCAAAGAAAGCAGTGGCTCCCGGGTCGGCAGGTCTGACACGGGGTGGCGCTGTGGCAGACGCGTGCCGAGCTCCTGCAACTCTTTCTCGATGTCGATGGCCCGGACCAATATCCCTTCCCATCCCCGAGATGGCTCACAACCCAACCGATTGGCCAGAAGAGCAAGGCGATGGCTGTCGCGCAGGCGGCCAGCCCATAGGCCCGCAACTGCGATCAGAGAAATGCCCGCTGCCGCCAGACGGGATGGAAACGCTGTCGCTTGCAGCAAGGCCGTTGCACAGACGGCCGCGCATAGCGCCAAACACGCAAAATCCTGCAAATTTTTTATCTGGCGCCCGGGCATCCCCGAGAGTTAGCTGCCGAATCGATACGAATAAGTAAATACCACGATGAGTTGAGGCTGCCCCTCCCCTCTGGCACGAGAAGGGGCGATCAACAATTCATGGTCGTAGCGCCTTGGCGAGACGCCACAACGCCAGTTTCGCTGACTAGGCTGCCGTTCGACGATCTGGCTTGGGCCCTCAATTCCGGCCATCCATTCATATCTGGCTCACCAGTTTAGAAGCTTCCATCGTACAGCCTGCCCACGGCGCGTAACAAGGCTGCCTGAGCGATCAGCACATCAGCCCGGCTCTGGGCTAACGCCAACTGGGCCGCGCGCAAGGCCTCGTCCGCGATCAGAATGTCCAGCGTGGAGCGCAAGGAAAAGCCATATTCGGCACGCACGCCCTTGAGCGCCAGATCGGCGGCATCGACCCGCGCCTGGTTGGCCAGAATGCGGCTGCGCGCGGCGGCCAGATTGGCCCAGGCCGTGTCGGCGGCACGCTCGGCCTCACGCTGGGCCGCGGCGGTGGCGAAGAGATCGGCGCGGTGGATCGCCTCGGCCTCGCGCACCTTAGCCCGCACCAGCCCTCCGGTCAGCAGCGGCACATGCAATGTGACACCGCCAAAAGCGGCGATGGTGACGCCGGGCTGCACCGTGCCGCCCTCATAGCCATAGCTGCCGCCCAGCGTCAGCGTCGGCAGCCTTTCGGCCTTTTGCTGGTCGATCCCGGCGGCATCAGCCTGCGCGGTGCGCTGCTGCTGGCGGACCAGCGGATTGGCCCGCTGCGCCTGCGCGCGCGCCTCCTGCGGCGTGGCGGGCAAGGCGCCCGGCACTGGGAGCGCGGCCACCAGCACCCCCGGCTCATGCCCGACCAGCGCGCGATAGCTTGCCACCACGCCCGCCAAGGTGGCCCCGGCCTGCGCTAGCGTCGCCTCGGCGGAAGCCTTTTGCGCCTGCAACTGGGCGACATCGGTGCGGGTCGCCTGCCCCCGATCAAAACGGGCCCGCGCCTCGCTCACCTGCGCGTCGAGCAGGCCGATATCCGCCCCGGCTACCTCGACCGCCTGCTGGCTGTAGAGCACATCGGCATAGGCACCGACCACCGCCTCCAGCACCGCCGCCTCGCTGTCACGCAACCCCTCGGCGCCCGCCGCCACATTACCCTGCGCCACACGCACCGCCGAGGACACGCGGCCCCCCATCCACACCGACAGGCTGGCGGTTACCGTGCCCCCGCCGCCCTTGCCGTAATTGACATGGTCATAACCCCCCGTGGCATCCACCCCAGCCGTGAGCCGACCGGCGGCACGCGCTTTCTCCGGGCTTTGCTCCAGCGCCTGCTGGCGGGCCCGCGCCTCGCCCAGGGTCGGATTGTTGCGCCAGGCATCGGCGATGGCCTCGCCCAGCGTTTCCGCGCTGACCGGGCCAGGAGCCGACAACGGCGCCAGCAGCAGCGCGGCGGCCAGCAGCGCCCTATTCATGGCGCAAGGCCCAGCCCGGCGCGGCGCGGCTGGCGCGCAGGGCCTGACCGATCACCGTCACCACCGCAATCACCACCGCAAGCACACTGGCCGATACAAAATACAGCGGCGAAAGCGCGACACGGTCGTCGAACCCCGCCAGCCACAGTCGCATCGCG is part of the Novosphingobium sp. genome and encodes:
- a CDS encoding EAL domain-containing protein, whose protein sequence is MAQDGHGTLGIVALDDFDRLCALDPAQADGMLKALALRLSRMTGARRMVAQVDRARLAIWLGPDVAARDAHGQLEAISYVLHAPLEEGTPFAGQLTVHHAAFDHAVETPQNALARLLAVASSRPGRGGAVHRVDDTCDAREREQFALEQDVRHALARGELELRFQPQIDARKGRTVGAEALLRWRSPVHGMVSPMRFIPLLEQLGLIEEVGLWVLNAACRMARQWQALELGNLSIAVNVAPQQLEDASFHARVRRTLEAQGLAPQALEIELTESQAVADPHRAERQFTPLRALGVKIAIDDFGTGFSSFSALRKLDFDKIKIDREFVTDVEQRRDSQAICQSMIALARGLGIRVIAEGVERAEEYRWLLHHGCHEFQGFFFFPAAGRARFRRFPARWRRACGEAGCRSPAVST
- a CDS encoding TolC family protein; amino-acid sequence: MNRALLAAALLLAPLSAPGPVSAETLGEAIADAWRNNPTLGEARARQQALEQSPEKARAAGRLTAGVDATGGYDHVNYGKGGGGTVTASLSVWMGGRVSSAVRVAQGNVAAGAEGLRDSEAAVLEAVVGAYADVLYSQQAVEVAGADIGLLDAQVSEARARFDRGQATRTDVAQLQAQKASAEATLAQAGATLAGVVASYRALVGHEPGVLVAALPVPGALPATPQEARAQAQRANPLVRQQQRTAQADAAGIDQQKAERLPTLTLGGSYGYEGGTVQPGVTIAAFGGVTLHVPLLTGGLVRAKVREAEAIHRADLFATAAAQREAERAADTAWANLAAARSRILANQARVDAADLALKGVRAEYGFSLRSTLDILIADEALRAAQLALAQSRADVLIAQAALLRAVGRLYDGSF